TTTGAATTACTTCATAGTGGTAGCACCGCTGCAAATGAGGCGGAGCAGTTAAGTAACCCACGTTCACAATCTATGCGCTTGCGCGCTATTGAGCGAAGGAGTGCTTAATGGCGATATTTGAATTAGCCCCGGCAATTAGGATCTCCACCAAAATTGTTAAAGCCCAAACCAATAAAGCGGTTTTGCGATTAGCACCAGAGATTAAAAATGGTGAGGTCGCAAATGATCGAACCTTTATAGTCTTTCTAGCAACTATTTTCACCGCTGGATTGCTTTCGCTACTGGTGATAAATACTGCGCTCGCACGAGATGCCTTTGTGCTCGGACAACTTAAACAGCAAGCACAAGTACTAACTGATCAACGTGAGGCTATTTTGCAAGAGGTGGCAGCAAAATCATCCCCAGATAAATTGGCACAAAGTGCTAGCGAACTTGGCATGGTGGCATCAATTAATCCAAGATTTTTAGATATGTCGGTGGGCAAGTGATGAACCAACAATTACTTGTGCAGGATCGGATTCGAAAAATTGTGGCCATTGCAATTGTCATTTTCTTACTCTTTGGTCTGCGCCTTATTGAAATTCAAGCAATTAGAGCTAAGGGGTATGTCGAAAAAGCTGATACTGAGTTAAGTAAATCCGCCACCTTGCTTGCTCCTAGAGGAACTATTTATGACATTAATGGAGTGGAGCTAGCTAGATCGATCTCTGCTATGAACATCGCAGTTGATCAAACTGTAGTAAATGATCCAATTGCAGCAGCTTTGGTGGTCGCGCCAATCCTAGGTATGACGCCGGCGCAGTTAGCGCCGCAATTAACTGGTGATCGCAGATATGTTTTGATTGCCAAAGATATTACGCCAGAAAAATGGCGGCAGGTATATGAAGCAATTGGCGCCTATAACAGTGAAGTGTTAAAAACTAAGGAAGGTATTAGTAAGCGAATCGGTGGCTTTGTGCCAGAGCGCAGCTACATTCGAGATTATCCAAGCGGAAAATTAACTTCCTCATTAGTTGGAATTATTAATGATCAAGGCTTTGGTGCTTCGGGAATTGAAAGCAGTTTAAATGGCCTACTTGCTGGGGTAAACGGTAAGTATGTATACGCCAACGGCCGAGGAAACATAATTCCAGGATCAGAGCGGGTAAGTGTTGAGGCAAAATCTGGCACAAGTGTTCGGTTAACAATTGATCGAGATGTTCAGTGGGTGGCTCAAAATGCAATTAGCCAGGCAGTTTCAGCATCACGTGCACAATCTGGCACTGTGATTGTGATGGATCCAAAAACTGGCGCCATCTTGGCACAAGCTAGTGCGCCTACTTTTGACCCAAGTATTTCAAGTTCAATTACTTTAGAGAAGTTAAAGAACCCAGCGGTGCAAGAGGTTTATGAACCTGGCTCAACTGGAAAGGTAATTACTGTTGCAGCCGCTCTACAGGAAGGTTTAGTTACACCTGAATCTGTTTTCACAATCCCTTACAAAATGAAGGTTGCAGATCAATACTTTCATGATCATGAAAAACACCCAACCCAGAGATTAACTACCGCAGGTGTGTTAGCTGTATCAAGTAATACTGGATCAATTCAGATCGGACAAAAACTAGGTAAAGATGTTTTATATGATTACCTTCGAAAATTTGGTATTGGAGAGAGCACTAATTCAAAACTACCGGGTGAATCAGCTGGAATTTTGCATCCAGTTAAAAACTGGTCCGGCACCTCACTTCCAACAATTGCATTTGGTCAAGGGTATTCACTAACAGCAATGCAAGCGACCTCTGTGTTTGCAACAATCGCAAATGATGGCGTGCGTGTTTCACCTTCAATACTTGCTGGCGTTGTTGATGAAAGCGGTAAGTACACACCTGCTAAACCAAATAATTCAGTGCGGGTGCTTAGCTCACAAACTGCAACTGATATGCGGGCGATGATGGAGAGTGTGGTTTCAAGCAATGGAACTGCTCCAAGTGCTGCTATTTCAGGCTATCGAATTGCTGGAAAAACTGGAACTGCAAATCGATTTAATTCTGCTTGTAAATGTTACAGCGGATATACCGCATCATTTATTGGTTTCGCACCAGCAGATGCGCCAAAGTATGTAATTAGTGTGACAATTCAAGATCCAAAAGGTATGCACTGGGGTGGGGCTTTAGCTGGTCCAGTGTTTAAAAAAGTTATGAGCTTTGTTCTACAAAGTGAGCGAATACAGCCAACTATCGCGCCTAAAACAACATTCACATTAACTGAAGCTGCCCTTAAATCTTCAAAGAGTAAGAATGACAAGGCTGGTGCCTAGTTATGAGAATCATTCCTGGCACACCTTTAGCAAAATCTTTACTGGAGTTTGATTCAAAGATATTCGATCAGCGGGTTTTTATCAGTGGGGTTTCAATAAATGCGCAAAAAGTAGTGCCTGGTGATCTATTCATTGCGTTCGCTGGAGCTAACACACATGGCGTTTCCTATCTAGAGCAGGCGATAAGTAATGGCGCAGTTGCAGTTTTAAGTGATCAAAAAATTAAATCTTCAATTCCATCCTTCATTCACCCAAAACCACGTGAAATTGTTGGTCCAATCTCTGCCTGGCTTCATGGACACCCATTTGAAAGTATGAAAGCAATAGGAATAACCGGCACTAACGGAAAGACAACTACTGCCAATTTAGTGAAGCAAATCTGGCAACTGAATTCAATTAAGTCAGGATTAATTGGAACACTTGGTGTTGAAATAGGGGAGGAGAAATTAGAAAGCGCTCGAACCACACCTGAGGCTGATGACCTGCAGGCAATTGCTGGGGCAATGGTTGAGCAAGGATGTAAAAATCTGGTGATGGAAGTTAGCAGCCATGCAATTGATCAAGGCCGGATTAAGAGCGCAAAATATGAGGTTGTAGCCTTTTCTAACCTGACCCAAGATCACTTGGATTATCACCTTAATATGGAGAATTACTTCCAAGCTAAGGCCAAGCTATTTACATCTGAGTACGCAAAAGTTGCAGTGATTAATATTGATGATTCATATGGAAAAAAACTATCACACCAAGTGAAGATCCCAGTTGTCAGCGTATCGCGCAAAGACTCAAATGCAGATTTCTACCTGGCAAAAGCTGAGATTAAAAATGGTCTCTACCAAGTTGAGATAAAGAGTAAATCAGGTGAGAGCTTGATTGAAAACTTTGCATTGCTTGGAGATTACAATTTAGATAATCTCCTTTTAGCGGTAGCCATTGTTAATTCTGTAGGTTTGTCCTTAGACAAAATTGCGCCCACAATCGGTAAATTACACAGTGTGCCTGGCAGGCTAGAGAGTGTTAACGCTGGTCAGAAATTTACCGCCTTAGTTGATTATGCCCACACGCCAGATGCTGTGGAAAGAGTTATTGCAACAGTAAAATCAGTGACCGATGGAAAAATAATTGGGGTACTTGGCTGTGGTGGAGACAGAGATGCTAGTAAACGCTCAGTAATGGGGCATGCGTTGTTTAATGGATGTGATCTTGCAGTATTTACTAGCGATAATCCAAGGAGTGAATCGGCTGAGTCTATTTTGAAGGAAATGACTAAGGGCTTAGACCTTGGTAAAAAAGGATTTATTGAAATAGATCGAAAAAGTGCAATTGATTTAGCAGTTAAAAACGCTCAAAGCGGTGATGTAGTTTTATTGATGGGCAAGGGTCATGAGAGTGGGCAAGAGGTAAATTCAGTTGTTACGCCATTTGATGATCGTGTTGAATTAGCTGAATCAATCAAGCGATTGGTCCGTTAATGCTAAAAATTAGCGCAGCTGAATTCGCCAAGATAGTTGCCGGCCAGCTTCATGAAATCTCTGAGTCGACCATGATCGATCAAGTTCCGGTTATCAACTCAAAAAACGCAACAAAGGATTCATTTTTTGTTGCCTTTGAGGGCCAGCAGGTGGATGGGCACAATTTTGTCACCGAAGCGATTAATCTTGGAGCAAAGTTTGCTTTAGTAAGTAAACCTGTTTCCGAACCTCATATATTGGTAGCCGACACTGGTAAAGCTTTAATTGATTTAGCTATATACATTCGATCAAAATTACCTGAGCTAAAAATTGTCGGCATCACTGGCTCGCAGGGTAAAACCACTTCTAAAGAATTCTTACACTCAATTCTTAAACTTGAAGGTGAAACCGTAGCAACGGCTGGAAACTTTAATACCGATATTGGTGTTCCACTGACCCTGTTGCGCTGCAATGATCAAACCAAGTTTTGTATTTTAGAGATGGGCGCAAGACACTCTGGTGATATCGCAAAGTTAACAAAAATAGCCAAACCAAATGTGGGAGTAGTGCTAGTTGTTGGTACTGCACACATTGGTGAGTTTGGCTCGGTTGAGGCAATCGCTAAGACCAAGGCAGAGTTGATAACAAATTTGCCGGCTAATTCAACTGCAGTACTTGGAAGTTATGATATTTACACTCCTAAGATGGCAGAATCTTTGGAGTTAAAAAAAGTTTTGTTCGGAGTTAATCAAAATGTTAGGGCTGCAGATTTAGAAATGCATGGTGGGTATGCTCACTTTGATTTGGTTACACCTGCCGGCAGAAATCCAGTTTCTTTGCAGGTTTTAGGTGAACACCAAGTTCCTAATGCACTTGCAGCCGCCGCCGCAGCTTTTGCTTTGGGAGTTGTTAATGAAAATATTGCAGTTGGTTTAACGACTGCCACTTTAGATAGTAAATGGCGGATGCAAATAGAGGAGATCAAGGGCATTCACTTGATTCATGATTATTACAATGCTAATCCAGAGAGCATGAAGGCAGCTCTAAAAACTTTGATTTTATTAAGTCAGGAAAGTGGTGGAGCTAGCTGGGCAATTCTTGGCAAAATGCATGAATTGGGTGCTACTGAGGCAGAAGGCCATAAAGAGGTTACGGCTTTTTCTAAGGAGATTGGCCTTGACCACCTGCTGGCTGTGGCGACTGATCTTTATCAAGACGTTCAGAATCAATCTGATTCCGAACATATGCTCCTACATAACTGCCCAAACCCTGAATCTGTTTTACAGTTGGTCGATAATCTTTCAAGTGGAGATGTAATTTTGTTGAAAGCATCGCGCTCTGAAAGGTTTGAAGATTTAGCAAATGCCATTAAGGCCAAACTGATTGGAGATCAGACGTGAAAGGCATATTACTTTCAGGAGCTATCTCTGCGATTTTTGCATTCTTTGCAACTCCAGCTTTAATCAAATTACTAGCAAAAAAAGGTTACGGCCAGATTATTCGAGATGATGGTCCAACCACTCATCATGTTAAGCGCGGTACTCCTACTATGGGTGGAATTTCTTTAATCACTGCAGCTATCACCGGTTATTTTGCGAGTCATTTGCTAACTGGTGTGTCAGCTACTACTTCGGCGCTTCTAGTAATAGCACTAATTATTGGGTTAGGTTTTGTTGGTTTCTTAGATGACTGGTTAAAGGTTGCTAAACAAAAATCTATGGGTTTAAATGCAAAACAAAAATTGTTAGGACAAGCAATAGTTGCTGGATCATTTGCATATGCTGGATTACAATTCCCAGATAAAAATGGATTAACGCCAATCTCTATGAATCTATCAACAGTTAGAGATACTTCAATAAAACTTGGAATGGTGCTGGTAATTATTTGGGTTATTTTGATGGTTCTAGGAACTAGTAACGGCGTGAATTTAACTGATGGCTTAGACGGTTTGGCCACCGGCGCTGCAGTAATGGTGTTCACTTCATTTATTTTGATTGGCGTTTGGGAGTTTGGCCAAAGCTGCGCGGTTTCTCCTGGCTTAAAATGTTATGAGGTTAGAGATCCGTTGGACCTTGCAGTTTTAGCAGCCGCATTAGCAGGAGCTTGTGGTGGATTTTTATGGTGGAATGCTTCGCCTGCAAAGATATTTATGGGAGATGTTGGCTCGTTAGCACTGGGTGGCGCACTTGCTGGAATTGCAATCACGTTAAGAACTCAACTACTTCTTGTAGTGCTTGGATTTATTTTTGTTTTGATTACATCTTCAGTTATTTTGCAAGTGGCCTATTTCAAAATTTCTGGTGGCAAACGGATTTTCAAGATGGCTCCACTACAACACCATTTTGAGTTAATGGGTTGGGGAGAGGTAACAATCGTTATTAGATTTTGGATTATTGCAAGCCTTGGTGTTGCAGCAGGTTTAGGCCTCTTCTATGCCCAATGGGTTGTTTCCTAGCATGAGCTATGTTTCAGAATTAGCTGGAAAAAAATGTTTGGTTATCGGTGCAGGAGTCACCGGTCAGGCCGTTGACAAAGCATTAAAGAAATTTGGGGCTATCTCATATCTTTTTGATGAAAAAACCAACTTAGAATCAAAGGTTATCAACCAAATTCCCAAAGAAATTGATTTCGCTGTGGTTTCACCCGGCTGGCGGGCTGATCATCCAGTGATACTTAATCTTAAGAATTTAGGAATTGAAATTATTGGTGAGGTTGATTTTGCTTGGAAAATTAAAGAAGTGATTGCACCAAGCCAAAAATGGGTTGCGTTAACTGGTACTAATGGCAAAACCACCACGATTAAAATGGTGGAATCGATATTTAAGAGCGCAAAAATCAATGGTGCGGCTTGTGGCAATGTTGGTCAAACCGTTATTGAATCTGTAATGCAAGAGCCTGCTCTAGATTACTTGGCATTAGAGTTGTCATCTTTTCAAATTCACTGGAGTGACTTACCTAAGTATGAGTCGGTAGCACTTCTTAATATTGCTGAAGATCACATTGACTGGCATGGCAATTTTGATAACTATGCGCAAGCAAAGCTAAAACTACTTAAGCAAGCAAAGAAATCTTTTGTGAATAAATCCGACAAAGTCTTATCAAATAAAGTTCAAGGTGGATCAGTAATTTGGTTCTCACTCGATACACCGCAACCAGGTGAATTAGGAGTTGTTGAGAACTTATTAATTGACCGAGCTTTTTCTCCTTCACCAAGTGAAGCAAATGAGATATCAGAGCTAGTTGATATCACTCCAACTGTTCCTCACAACATCATGAATGCATTGGCTGCTTCCGCACTTGCTTTATCTCTTGGAGTTAAACATGCATCTATTAAAGATGGATTAAAGAATTTTTCAACTGATCATCACCGTATGCAGCTGGTTCTAAGTAAGGATGAAATAAATTGGGTTGATGATTCAAAGGCAACAAATCCTCATGCTGCGATTGCTTCACTGCTTTCATATTTCAATGTGATTTGGATTGCTGGTGGATTAGCAAAGGGCGCCAGTATGGGTGAATTAGCCAGCAGAGCTGGAAGCCGGATTAAATCAGTAATCCTCATTGGCCAAGATCGAGAGATCATCGCCCAGGCATTTGCGAAGCACTCACCAACTACACAATTAGTCAGAGTTGATCAAAGTAGTGATGCTAAACAACTAATGAAAGATGTTGTTGCGCAAGCGAAGAAAACTGCAAAATCTGGCGACACGGTTTTATTAGCTCCTGCGTGTGCATCAATGGATCAGT
The Candidatus Nanopelagicus limnes DNA segment above includes these coding regions:
- a CDS encoding peptidoglycan D,D-transpeptidase FtsI family protein, whose product is MNQQLLVQDRIRKIVAIAIVIFLLFGLRLIEIQAIRAKGYVEKADTELSKSATLLAPRGTIYDINGVELARSISAMNIAVDQTVVNDPIAAALVVAPILGMTPAQLAPQLTGDRRYVLIAKDITPEKWRQVYEAIGAYNSEVLKTKEGISKRIGGFVPERSYIRDYPSGKLTSSLVGIINDQGFGASGIESSLNGLLAGVNGKYVYANGRGNIIPGSERVSVEAKSGTSVRLTIDRDVQWVAQNAISQAVSASRAQSGTVIVMDPKTGAILAQASAPTFDPSISSSITLEKLKNPAVQEVYEPGSTGKVITVAAALQEGLVTPESVFTIPYKMKVADQYFHDHEKHPTQRLTTAGVLAVSSNTGSIQIGQKLGKDVLYDYLRKFGIGESTNSKLPGESAGILHPVKNWSGTSLPTIAFGQGYSLTAMQATSVFATIANDGVRVSPSILAGVVDESGKYTPAKPNNSVRVLSSQTATDMRAMMESVVSSNGTAPSAAISGYRIAGKTGTANRFNSACKCYSGYTASFIGFAPADAPKYVISVTIQDPKGMHWGGALAGPVFKKVMSFVLQSERIQPTIAPKTTFTLTEAALKSSKSKNDKAGA
- a CDS encoding UDP-N-acetylmuramoyl-L-alanyl-D-glutamate--2,6-diaminopimelate ligase, with the protein product MRIIPGTPLAKSLLEFDSKIFDQRVFISGVSINAQKVVPGDLFIAFAGANTHGVSYLEQAISNGAVAVLSDQKIKSSIPSFIHPKPREIVGPISAWLHGHPFESMKAIGITGTNGKTTTANLVKQIWQLNSIKSGLIGTLGVEIGEEKLESARTTPEADDLQAIAGAMVEQGCKNLVMEVSSHAIDQGRIKSAKYEVVAFSNLTQDHLDYHLNMENYFQAKAKLFTSEYAKVAVINIDDSYGKKLSHQVKIPVVSVSRKDSNADFYLAKAEIKNGLYQVEIKSKSGESLIENFALLGDYNLDNLLLAVAIVNSVGLSLDKIAPTIGKLHSVPGRLESVNAGQKFTALVDYAHTPDAVERVIATVKSVTDGKIIGVLGCGGDRDASKRSVMGHALFNGCDLAVFTSDNPRSESAESILKEMTKGLDLGKKGFIEIDRKSAIDLAVKNAQSGDVVLLMGKGHESGQEVNSVVTPFDDRVELAESIKRLVR
- a CDS encoding UDP-N-acetylmuramoyl-tripeptide--D-alanyl-D-alanine ligase; amino-acid sequence: MLKISAAEFAKIVAGQLHEISESTMIDQVPVINSKNATKDSFFVAFEGQQVDGHNFVTEAINLGAKFALVSKPVSEPHILVADTGKALIDLAIYIRSKLPELKIVGITGSQGKTTSKEFLHSILKLEGETVATAGNFNTDIGVPLTLLRCNDQTKFCILEMGARHSGDIAKLTKIAKPNVGVVLVVGTAHIGEFGSVEAIAKTKAELITNLPANSTAVLGSYDIYTPKMAESLELKKVLFGVNQNVRAADLEMHGGYAHFDLVTPAGRNPVSLQVLGEHQVPNALAAAAAAFALGVVNENIAVGLTTATLDSKWRMQIEEIKGIHLIHDYYNANPESMKAALKTLILLSQESGGASWAILGKMHELGATEAEGHKEVTAFSKEIGLDHLLAVATDLYQDVQNQSDSEHMLLHNCPNPESVLQLVDNLSSGDVILLKASRSERFEDLANAIKAKLIGDQT
- the mraY gene encoding phospho-N-acetylmuramoyl-pentapeptide-transferase; translation: MKGILLSGAISAIFAFFATPALIKLLAKKGYGQIIRDDGPTTHHVKRGTPTMGGISLITAAITGYFASHLLTGVSATTSALLVIALIIGLGFVGFLDDWLKVAKQKSMGLNAKQKLLGQAIVAGSFAYAGLQFPDKNGLTPISMNLSTVRDTSIKLGMVLVIIWVILMVLGTSNGVNLTDGLDGLATGAAVMVFTSFILIGVWEFGQSCAVSPGLKCYEVRDPLDLAVLAAALAGACGGFLWWNASPAKIFMGDVGSLALGGALAGIAITLRTQLLLVVLGFIFVLITSSVILQVAYFKISGGKRIFKMAPLQHHFELMGWGEVTIVIRFWIIASLGVAAGLGLFYAQWVVS
- the murD gene encoding UDP-N-acetylmuramoyl-L-alanine--D-glutamate ligase → MSYVSELAGKKCLVIGAGVTGQAVDKALKKFGAISYLFDEKTNLESKVINQIPKEIDFAVVSPGWRADHPVILNLKNLGIEIIGEVDFAWKIKEVIAPSQKWVALTGTNGKTTTIKMVESIFKSAKINGAACGNVGQTVIESVMQEPALDYLALELSSFQIHWSDLPKYESVALLNIAEDHIDWHGNFDNYAQAKLKLLKQAKKSFVNKSDKVLSNKVQGGSVIWFSLDTPQPGELGVVENLLIDRAFSPSPSEANEISELVDITPTVPHNIMNALAASALALSLGVKHASIKDGLKNFSTDHHRMQLVLSKDEINWVDDSKATNPHAAIASLLSYFNVIWIAGGLAKGASMGELASRAGSRIKSVILIGQDREIIAQAFAKHSPTTQLVRVDQSSDAKQLMKDVVAQAKKTAKSGDTVLLAPACASMDQFDSYVERGQLFAQAVKELV